Below is a genomic region from Fusarium oxysporum Fo47 chromosome VIII, complete sequence.
CAATTCTGGCGCAACTCCCACTGCTATCGATACTCCTCCTGAAAGTCCACGACCGGcccctcctcatcctcggcGCGATTCGAGTTTCCGAAGAACCTATGACGAGACTGTGACAAAGAAACAAGGCCCTTGCGATAACTGCGCAATGACCTTGCCGCGACAGCAAGCGGGATCAAATAGTGTTCATCTCGCAAACAATACTCGTGGACCAACATTGCGCACTCGTGCGCCAGCAGAACGGGTTTTCGGCGCAGGAGGTCAGGCATCGCCTCCCAATTCCCAGACCTCGAGTGATACCGATGGAGAGCGGGACGAGGACCCTCGGGCTCGGCAAAGAATAACACCCTCGGTCAGCTCGCGCAATACCTCGCGATCAAGCAAGAGTGGTGGTACAGGCAATTCGACCGCAGCAGAACGGACACCCTTTCATGTCCACTACGTCGACTATACATCTACCCATGATCCGGTCCTACCCGACTCTTTCTCTCTTATTCGAGCATCTTGCTTGCGCACTCTATCCTTCGAGACGTTACCCCGTGCTCCATCTACGGCAAACCCCACTTCACCCGTTGCGACCTCTTCTCCGGCCTTTGTCACTACACAAAGCGCCGGCTCGGCTGTCACAGGCGGCCCCATCTTTTTCGGCGACGCCCTCGCCGGTTACACGACGGCTTATATCTTCCGTATTCCTGATGTACACGCACGGGGTCATAAGAGAGTGTATGCCTTCTTGGCGCTTAGTACTCACCGAGAGCGCCTGGCCATGAAGACATTTGCTGTGGTCTCGACCGCTTTTCGCGAGCTCGCTACATGGATCCAGCAACTGGCTGAAGCCGAGGCCGAGCGAGCGGCCGAGAACTCTCCTATTGGTAGCAGCATCTATGGGGGTGGCTAtgcaccaccaccaccaactgTCGAATCCTCTGGAGGCCCTGATCGCAATGGAAGCAGCTTTCTGACAGGTGGTAGCGGGTTCACCCGACGGATGGGAGGTGGCCCTGGTGCCTCAGCCCCAAAAGCCCGTGGTCTAGCGGAGATTGTTGGACAGCCTGATATCTTTATCGAGCTGCACCGGCGTTTCGTGCACCTTCTCTTTGAAGTTGGTGTTACCTTGAGCTCGTAATGAGCTGCTTATGCCTATTGGCATGCTCTATACGTTTTTCTGCTTCGGCATACCCACGGCCATTCCTTAGGATCAG
It encodes:
- a CDS encoding vesicle coat protein (involved in Golgi to plasma membrane transport-domain-containing protein), whose amino-acid sequence is MRKNQPLMASFQLCLAHYCDLHGPTPLMVTEGLPASCTVCFEDGADPADNRPRSSAHASSTALNDALKNLDLSRSASMPASEQEAQAQRAALLRNSSNSGATPTAIDTPPESPRPAPPHPRRDSSFRRTYDETVTKKQGPCDNCAMTLPRQQAGSNSVHLANNTRGPTLRTRAPAERVFGAGGQASPPNSQTSSDTDGERDEDPRARQRITPSVSSRNTSRSSKSGGTGNSTAAERTPFHVHYVDYTSTHDPVLPDSFSLIRASCLRTLSFETLPRAPSTANPTSPVATSSPAFVTTQSAGSAVTGGPIFFGDALAGYTTAYIFRIPDVHARGHKRVYAFLALSTHRERLAMKTFAVVSTAFRELATWIQQLAEAEAERAAENSPIGSSIYGGGYAPPPPTVESSGGPDRNGSSFLTGGSGFTRRMGGGPGASAPKARGLAEIVGQPDIFIELHRRFVHLLFEVGVTLSS